One Bombus fervidus isolate BK054 chromosome 7, iyBomFerv1, whole genome shotgun sequence genomic region harbors:
- the LOC139988893 gene encoding uncharacterized protein, with translation MRKMFRYKSNDHVNEDSARFIDQEERSNLYDDFESKDVVKRGISGSEDYEEMDDDALAAAEDTAALEDNASDEETDKRKVHGDVRVKRDHENSKEKDNAEVAEKADNPATSSDLSSDQKTAETSLKRDAATDKDSKAADARVTKADKDSNDQSKRNVVDKNENEASKINCDHETDNSKQPSTSNDQKSTIESSETAKILAQGSEEATGDAKTREINLSSNNKAANGLVGDASGIKETSKAEESKVADVASSGDAAKVEVPANAAEAPAADDSEKLANPKNEAENAEQMDEDYQKRVEEQIQRKIDSIKEQIKREIEENQRLKEIEENNARFDELREIEEDEEEQAPEAALTGDDAPKRSVAERNSGKSRIRDNVEKQPIKRKRRHDSGQEKTRDASDSSSNKKSWPRTVKKRSIMQSETIPKKRARQAFLTRIDRKKKRKRRSKNSMLIPEQRNVKLEGSLPADYTLDSNLRGALADAKVKEGSSASKMTEDEKAVAEQGSLLEKRSDSVASLTGSNEEMGPLATEYGEAFGGLNGDPGMALARFKRIKRVLRPPTSKT, from the exons ATGCGTAAAATGTTCAGGTACAAGAGCAACGACCATGTAAACGAAGATTCTGCGAGATTTATCGATCAGGAAGAAAGATCTAACTTGTACGATGACTTCGAATCGAAAGACGTGGTGAAAAGAGGAATTTCCGGCTCCGAGGACTACGAAGAGATGGACGACGACGCTCTTGCAGCCGCAGAGGACACCGCGGCCTTAGAAGATAACGCATCGGACGAAGAAACTGATAAAAGAAAGGTGCACGGTGACGTTCGAGTGAAGAGGGACCAcgaaaattcgaaagaaaaagacaacGCCGAGGTTGCTGAGAAAGCAGACAATCCTGCAACGTCTAGCGACCTGTCTAGCGATCAAAAAACCGCAGAGACGTCCTTAAAACGAGACGCCGCTACCGACAAGGATAGCAAGGCAGCCGATGCTCGAGTAACCAAAGCTGACAAGGACTCGAACGATCAATCGAAAAGGAACGTGGTTGACAAGAACGAGAACGAGGCGTCGAAGATCAATTGCGATCACGAAACGGATAATTCGAAGCAGCCGTCGACGTCGAACGACCAAAAATCAACGATCGAAAGCAGCGAAACTGCGAAAATCTTGGCTCAAGGAAGCGAAGAGGCTACGGGTGACGCGAAAACGCGGGAAATTAACTTGTCCAGTAACAACAAGGCAGCCAACGGCTTGGTCGGTGATGCTTCTGGCATTAAAGAAACCTCGAAAGCCGAGGAGTCGAAAGTTGCCGACGTAGCCAGCAGTGGAGACGCGGCGAAAGTGGAAGTTCCGGCGAACGCGGCGGAAGCACCTGCTGCGGATGATTCTGAGAAATTAGCGAATCCAAAGAACGAGGCCGAGAATGCGGAACAGATGGACGAAGACTATCAGAAACGGGTGGAGGAGCAGATCCAGCGAAAGATCGATTCGATCAAAGAGCAGATTAAACGAGAGATCGAGGAGAACCAGCGCCTTAAGGAGATCGAGGAGAATAACGCGAGATTCGACGAATTGCGCGAGATAGAAGAAGACGAGGAAGAACAGGCTCCGGAGGCTGCGCTCACTGGAGATGACGCGCCTAAGAGATCTGTCGCGGAGAGAAATTCTGGCAAGTCTCGGATTCGTGATAACGTGGAGAAGCAGCCGATAAAGAGGAAAAGGAGACACGACAGCGGTCAGGAAAAGACGCGAGACGCTAGTGACTCGAGTTCGAACAAAAAATCTTGGCCGAGAACGGTGAAGAAGCGATCGATAATGCAATCGGAAACGATACCAAAGAAACGCGCGCGACAGGCGTTTTTGACGAGAATCgatcggaagaagaagagaaaaagaagatctaaaaattctatGTTGATCCCGGAACAACGTAACGTGAAGCTGGAGGGAAGTCTACCGGCTGATTACACGTTGGACTCGAATTTACGAGGGGCGCTTGCTGACGCAAAGGTGAAAGAAGGG TCGAGCGCGTCGAAGATGACGGAAGACGAAAAGGCAGTAGCAGAACAGGGTTCTTTGTTAGAGAAAAGATCCGATTCCGTGGCGTCGCTAACGGGTAGTAACGAAGAGATGGGACCACTGGCGACGGAATACGGAGAAGCTTTCGGCGGTTTGAATGGAGATCCAGGGATGGCGTTAGCTAGATTTAAAAGGATCAAACGAGTCCTCAGACCTCCAACTTCGAAGACCTAG